AACATGTGCCTGCCAGTCTGCGAACAAAAAAAAACGAGGTGATAAACACCTCGTTTTTTTTTGCAGATCTACCGGATAGAATGACTATAATTTATAAAAAATCCCTATAGTAGCGGCAGCTTACCCTGCATAGAACATGACGGCAAACACCTAAAGAGAAAATCAATGTATCGAGCGTAGTATCCGGAAATCCAGCGATGTTACCATCGCTTATATTGCAACACGGCATAAGGACTGCGATTTAGAGGCATAATAAGAAAACATACGACCAGGGATGCATGACCTGAATGCCTTTTCTATTCTGCGTACTCCTACGCTTCCATTGCCGATGCAATGTTCTTAGTGGTTGCCGCAAGTGTGACCGCTACCGCCGCCACAAGTAAATTCCTGTGAGAAGCGAGGAAGAGAGCCAGCAATAAATGCGCTGATTGCATCCTGCACGTTTGCTGCACCGTTACCGTGCAGAACATCAATGCCAACCTGACGGAAGCCCATCAATGGACGCATGCCCATACCGCCGGAAATAATAGCCTGCACTTTGTGCTCTGCAAGGTAATTTACAGGAGCCATGCAACCGCCATGTTCATGCGGAATATTAGGGATAACTTCAACATTGGAAATGTTGCCGTTTTCTACAGAAACAAGTGTGTACATCTGGCAATGGCCAAAGTGTGCATCCACGCCAGCTTCGAGT
The DNA window shown above is from Halodesulfovibrio sp. and carries:
- a CDS encoding NifB/NifX family molybdenum-iron cluster-binding protein codes for the protein MSSTLVAVPSAVPGGLEAGVDAHFGHCQMYTLVSVENGNISNVEVIPNIPHEHGGCMAPVNYLAEHKVQAIISGGMGMRPLMGFRQVGIDVLHGNGAANVQDAISAFIAGSLPRFSQEFTCGGGSGHTCGNH